Proteins from a genomic interval of Mycolicibacterium grossiae:
- a CDS encoding MarR family transcriptional regulator, which yields MPTNDPPAKPDPVALARANWERAGWADVADGMVAVTSVMRAHQILLARVENALRPYDLSFSRFELLRLLAFTRSGALPITKASDRLQVHVTSVTHAIRRLEADGLVERTPHPTDGRTTLVRLTDLGRSTVEDATATLNAEVFADIGIPDASSRTLAAAIEALRHHAGDF from the coding sequence GTGCCCACCAACGATCCGCCGGCCAAGCCGGACCCGGTCGCGCTGGCGCGGGCCAACTGGGAGCGCGCCGGCTGGGCCGACGTCGCCGACGGCATGGTCGCGGTGACCTCGGTGATGCGGGCCCATCAGATTCTGCTTGCCCGCGTGGAGAACGCGCTGCGACCGTACGATCTGAGCTTCTCCCGCTTCGAGCTGCTGCGGCTGCTGGCGTTCACGCGGTCCGGGGCCCTGCCGATCACCAAGGCGTCCGACCGACTGCAGGTGCACGTCACCAGCGTCACCCACGCGATCCGCCGGCTCGAGGCCGACGGCCTGGTCGAGCGGACGCCGCATCCCACCGACGGCCGGACGACGCTGGTGCGGCTGACCGACCTGGGCCGCTCGACCGTCGAGGACGCCACCGCGACGCTCAACGCCGAGGTCTTCGCCGACATCGGCATCCCCGACGCGTCGTCGCGCACGCTGGCCGCCGCCATCGAGGCGCTGCGCCACCACGCCGGTGACTTCTAG